The following are encoded together in the Macadamia integrifolia cultivar HAES 741 chromosome 10, SCU_Mint_v3, whole genome shotgun sequence genome:
- the LOC122090965 gene encoding peroxisomal adenine nucleotide carrier 1-like — MAALDFESLTEATSGAIGALLSTTILYPLDTCKTKYQAEIRAQGQAKYRHLSDVLWEAISSGQVLSLYQGLGTKNLQSFISQFVYFFGYSYFKKLYLRRSGMKSIGTKANLIVAAAAGACTVIVTQPLDTASSRMQTCTFGKSKGLWKTLSEGTWSEAFDGLGISLLLTCNPSIQYTVFDQLKERHLTKQKNNKASGESSKVALSAFSAFVLGAVSKSIATFLTYPAIRCKVMIQAADPDCDGSKEAKPKSSKTVSSVLCSIWKREGLLGFFKGLHAQILKTVLSSALLLMIKEKITRTTWVLMLALKRYLLFVPPKLKNA; from the exons ATGGCCGCCCTCGATTTCGAATCCTTAACAGAGGCAACTTCGGGGGCCATCGGTGCTCTGCTTAGTACTACCATTCTTTATCCCCTTGACACCTGCAAGACTAAGTATCAGGCAGAAATTCGGGCTCAAGGTCAGGCAAAATACAG GCACCTCTCAGATGTTTTGTGGGAAGCAATTTCAAGTGGTCAGGTTCTTTCACTGTATCAAGGGCTTGGGACCAAGAACCTGCAATCTTTCATATCACAGTTTGTCTACTTCTTTGGGTACAGCTACTTCAAAAAGCTGTATCTGAGGAGGAGCGGAATGAAGTCCATTGGAACAAAAGCAAACTTaattgttgctgctgctgctggggCTTGCACTGTCATAGTAACACAG CCTCTGGATACAGCGTCATCAAGGATGCAGACCTGCACATTTGGGAAATCCAAAGGTCTGTGGAAGACACTTTCAGAAGGAACTTGGAGTGAAGCATTTGATGGTCTTGGGATATCCCTTCTTTTGACCTGTAACCCATCTATTCAG TACACAGTATTTGATCAGCTGAAAGAAAGACATCTGACGAAGCAAAAGAACAACAAAGCAAGTGGAGAGTCTTCGAAGGTAGCCCTTTCGGCATTTTCAGCTTTTGTATTGGGGGCTGTCTCAAAGAGCATAGCCACCTTCTTGACGTATCCTGCTATTAG GTGTAAAGTTATGATCCAGGCTGCTGACCCAGATTGTGATGGGTCCAAGGAGGCTAAACCCAAGTCCTCCAAAACTGTCTCAAGTGTATTATGTTCAATTTGGAAAAGGGAAGGGTTGCTAGGTTTCTTCAAAGGATTGCATGCTCAAATTCTGAAAACTGTGCTAAGCTCAGCTTTGCTTCTCATGATTAAGGAGAAAATCACGAGGACCACTTGGGTCCTGATGCTTGCACTCAAGAGGTATCTGTTGTTCGTGCCACCTAAATTAAAGAATGCATAA